In the Arachis ipaensis cultivar K30076 chromosome B10, Araip1.1, whole genome shotgun sequence genome, one interval contains:
- the LOC107622747 gene encoding nudix hydrolase 19, chloroplastic — MLNLKLKLKLKLFLLPSPFPLFSKVATFNKTPLRILSLTTDFSPRNSSTTTMSINLRTHVFAGNPLHFKSHKNIDSLSPSSAFEALTARILGNSQPTPTPLNFKVLPFRNGKALASAAAGSGNSPPIWNLGWIGLDDLRGILGSSGAQLSAESLVYLGSEDDVVYWAIDVSSSEAVEFGARELSFVEVRTLMVASDWRDSQAMGNLAVAGHAKALLEWHNTSRFCGHCGAKAVPMEAGRRKQCSNDSCKKRIYPRVDPVAIMLVIDRENDRALLAKRSKFVPRLWTCLSGFTEAGESLEEAVRRETWEETGIEVGEVVYHSSQPWPVGPNSMPCQLMVGFFAYAKSFEIKVDREELEDAQWYSKEEVRKALTFDEYKQAQRSAAAKVEQMCKGVGKNQSLAADFNVGTQLNPMFVPGPFAIAHHLISSWAFADQNVVNGVGSNSKQPVSSI, encoded by the exons ATGCTCAACCTCAAACTCAAACTCAAACTCAAACTCTTCCTCCTTCCTTCTCCCTTTCCTCTCTTCTCCAAAGTTGCTACCTTTAACAAAACCCCACTTCGGATCCTCTCTCTAACAACGGATTTCTCACCCCGAAACTCTTCCACCACCACTATGTCCATAAACCTGCGCACCCATGTCTTCGCCGGAAACCCCTTACACTTCAAATCACACAAAAACATTGACTCCTTATCTCCCTCTTCGGCTTTCGAAGCTCTCACCGCTCGAATTCTGGGCAATTCTCAACCTACTCCCACTCCCCTGAATTTCAAGGTTCTGCCTTTCAGAAATGGGAAGGCCTTGGCCTCTGCCGCCGCTGGCTCCGGCAACTCCCCGCCGATTTGGAATCTGGGTTGGATCGGTTTGGATGATCTGAGGGGTATATTGGGAAGTTCCGGTGCGCAGCTGAGCGCTGAGTCATTGGTGTATTTGGGATCAGAGGACGACGTCGTTTATTGGGCAATTGATGTTTCTTCTTCTGAGGCTGTTGAGTTTGGTGCAAGGGAGTTGAGCTTTGTGGAGGTACGAACGCTAATGGTGGCTTCTGATTGGCGCGATTCACAAGCAATGGGAAACTTGGCTGTTGCTGGCCAT GCCAAGGCACTGCTAGAATGGCATAATACTTCACGATTTTGTGGACATTGTGGGGCGAAAGCAGTCCCAATGGAAGCTGGGAGACGGAAGCAATGTTCAAATGATTCGTGCAAGAAAAGGATATATCCACGCGTTGATCCG GTGGCCATTATGCTAGTCATTGATCGAGAGAATGACCGTGCCCTTTTGGCTAAACGATCAAAGTTTGTACCTCGATTATGGACCTGCTTATCAGGTTTCACAGAG GCAGGAGAAAGCTTGGAGGAAGCTGTGAGAAGAGAAACATGGGAGGAGACTGGTATTGAAGTGGGAGAAGTTGTATATCACAGCTCTCAGCCATGGCCTG ttggACCCAATAGCATGCCATGCCAGCTGATGGTTGGGTTCTTTGCATATGCAAAATCCTTCGAAATAAAGGTTGACAGGGAAGAGTTAGAAG ATGCTCAATGGTACAGTAAAGAAGAAGTAAGAAAAGCATTGACGTTTGATGAATACAAGCAAGCACAAAGAAGTGCAGCTGCAAAAGTAGAACAAATGTGTAAGGGAGTAGGAAAGAATCAAAGTTTGGCTGCAGATTTCAATGTTGGAACTCAACTTAATCCAATGTTTGTTCCTGGACCCTTTGCCATAGCTCATCACCTTATCTCTTCTTGGGCCTTTGCAGACCAAAATGTAGTAAATGGTGTGGGAAGCAATTCAAAACAACCTGTTAGTAGTATTTGA
- the LOC107622748 gene encoding uncharacterized protein LOC107622748 has translation MLEGGILMSVQTLNPLPLLIGTAFRKRNHQCKARTNSSSTSLQLSSKVPLTDRSGNSWEQGSNTSVITRPNTVGVIGGVSVLSTLIFLEKLACWSSRNGKECPPFVVCSDPVLSKVLPIRHPYRSTHRSRIDQVKMNQELVIENLRRKRKILQLSGAACFVMPCHLSHAWHSEISEDSSLPFLHVGECMAMELKNSNLKPIHASSSVRIGLLTTDSVLVASYYQHKLQNQGFEVVLLDKATEEHMMVPAVEALNRKDIEGARNLLRIAIHVLLMRAVNVVILASDDLVGILPHNDPLLRKCIDPMDALARSTIRWAETTQEVQEKF, from the exons ATGCTGGAAGGTGGTATATTGATGTCTGTTCAGACACTGAATCCCCTTCCACTTCTGATAGGCACTGCTTTTAGGAAGAGGAATCATCAGTGCAAAGCAAGGACAAATTCTTCAAGCACATCTTTGCAGTTATCATCTAAAGTTCCACTCACTGATAGAAGTGGAAACAGTTGGGAGCAAGGCTCAAACACTAGTGTGATAACACGGCCAAACACTGTTGGAGTCATAGGAGGTGTATCAGTTCTTTCAACTCTCATTTTCTTGGAGAAGCTTGCTTGTTGGAGCTCAAGGAATGGCAAAGAGTGCCCTCCTTTTGTTGTCTGCAGTGATCCTGTATTGAGCAAAGTGCTTCCGATTCGCCATCCTTATCGTTCTACGCACAGGAGCAGAATTGATCAAGTCAAGATGAATCAGGAATTGGTGATTGAGAATTTGCGGCGCAAGAGGAAGATTCTTCAGCTGTCTGGAGCTGCCTGTTTTGTCATGCCATGCCATCTATCACATGCTTGGCACAGTGAGATATCTGAGGATTCTTCATTGCCTTTCCTTCATGTTGGTGAGTGCATGGCcatggagctcaagaactccaatTTGAAGCCAATTCACGCTTCGAGCAGTGTTCGTATCGGCCTGCTGACCACAGATTCAGTTTTGGTAGCTAGTTATTATCAGCATAAGCTTCAAAATCAG GGATTTGAAGTGGTGTTGCTAGACAAAGCAACTGAGGAACACATGATGGTTCCGGCAGTGGAGGCATTGAACAGAAAGGACATTGAAGGGGCAAGGAATTTACTTAGAATCGCCATTCATGTGCTTTTGATGAGGGCAGTGAATGTGGTGATTCTGGCATCTGATGATTTGGTTGGGATTCTCCCTCACAATGATCCTCTCCTCAGAAAATGTATAGACCCCATGGATGCTTTGGCCAGGTCAACTATACGATGGGCAGAAACAACACAAGAGGTACAAGAGAAATTTTAG